A stretch of DNA from Methylogaea oryzae:
TTGCAAGACGATTTTCCGCGGCAGCGATTCCAGGTTCTCCAGCAACTCGGCGATTTCCTTGCTGCCGTGGGTTTCGACGATGCCCACGAGCGTTTCCCCGCCGTCCCGGTTCCGCTCTTTCGCCGCCAGCAGCATGGCATAGGTTTTCCCCACGCCGTCCGCCGCGCCGAAGAAAATCTTCAGGCGCCCGCGCCGCCGCCTTGCCTCGGCTCCCAACGCGCGGGCCGGCGAGGCGTTTGCGTTCGGACTGCGTGTGCTGGCGCCGGATGGGGACATTAAAAACGCCTGGATCGAAACTAGAACTTGCCGCCGTTAACTAAAAACAGCGTGGCGATACTGGCGAAAAAACCCAGCAGAACGGCGGGCATCCAGCGCAGGTGCAGGGTAAAAGTATAGCCTTCGCCTTCTTTCATATGCGCTTTCATCAATCCCAGCACGTGCAGGCCAGGCGCGGAACCGATCGCCAATAAGCTGCCACCCACTCCCAGCGTCAAGGTAAGCAACAACCACTGTCCTACCGGGAACGGCGGGTGCATGTTCAACACCGCGAACATCAATGTGCCGTTGTCGATGGACGAAGAAGCCAAGCCGATCATGACGTTCGCCAAGGTGGCGTTGATTTCCGTAAATAAATAATGCGCCATGGCATCTAAATATCCGAGAAAGCTAAGCGCGCCGACAATCATCATCGCGCCATAGAAAAACATCAATGTATCCCAGTCGACTCCCGCGATGCACTTGAAAACATCGAAGCCCTTCTTTGATGCTATGTAGATTTGTATTTCGTGTTCGTCGTAGGCTTCGTGCTCGGTTGCGAGGCGATAGGTTTTTTCCGATTTCGTTAAATAGTAGGCAAAGAATTGCAGTATAGCCAAGCCGAACATCATTCCAACGATTGCCGGCATATCAAGAAAAACATTCGATAAAACGGTAGCGCTGAACGTGAGTATGAATATTAAAATAATCCGTTTGCTGCCGCGCTTCAAAATCGGTATGTCCCGCGAAAACGCGGGAGCTTCCTTGGTGACAGAGAAGTGCATGATGATTGCCGGCACCAAGAAATTGACTATGCAGGGGATGGTTAAATAAAAGAACTCGGTGAAATGCAGCATGTTTTGCTGCCAAACGAAAAATGTGGAAATGCCGCCTAAGGGGCTCATGGTGCCGCCGGCATTAGCCGCAACGACGGCGTTCAGCCCTGCCAGGCCGACGAATCTGGGCTGGCCTTTGCCTATTTCCAGGATGATGTATCCCATCAGCAAGCCCACCGTCAGGCTGCTAATGACGGTAGACAACACAAAAGCCAGCGCGCCGGTAATCCAGAATAATTGCCGATAGCTGTACTGCCTGTTGCTTAACACGATTCGCAATGCATCGAAAATGCCTCGTTCGGTCATGGCATTTAAAAACGTCATCGATACGGTAATGAATAGAAATAACTCGGCGTAGGCTGTCAAATTGCTTTGGAAAATTGGGGCGATGGTTTTTGCGCTGCCGTGCTCTATCGAATAGTAAGTAAAGATGGCAAACCAAATTAGCGCGGAGCCTAGAACCATCGGTTTGGCCTTGCTGAGTTGGTGCAGGTCTTCGGTCATTGCGATGGCATAGGCCATCACCGTGACTACAATCGCAAAATAGCCGAGAAAACTGTATTTCAGGTCAGCCGGCGTTGCGGCAGCCGTTTCTTGGGCAAAGCCCAGCACGGGTAAAAGGCAAGCGAATATTAAAGCCGATAGTTGGAGGGTTTTGCTGCGGCGCGAGGTGGTTTTCATAGGGGATTCTTGAGGTTTTAATTGGGCGCACGGAGGGGTGGGTAGCCCCGCAAGGGCTGGCTCTTAGGGCTGTGGCTCTTGAGAGGAAATAAACGCCTGGCTGGCGTGTTGTACGAATTTGCCTTCGTCCCGGTAAATCAGCAGCACCTTGAGGCGTTCGGTTTCGGCGATCTTGGCGGCTTCCTTTTCGCCCACGCACAGCAGGGCGGTGTCCCAGGCGTCGGCCCAAGTGGGGTCGTCGTGGAGGACGGTGACCGAAGCCAGGTGATGGGTGACCGGCCGGCCGGTCTTCGGGTTGAGGATGTGGGAATAGGTCTGGCCGTCGGCCTCGAAATAGTTGCGGTAGGTGCCGGCGGTCATGATCGCCATGCCCTGTTGTTCGCGCATTTCCAGTATCCGCTCGACTTCGCGGGTGAACGGGTTCGGCGTCTCGATGGCGACTCGCCAAGGTTGGCCGTTGGCCTTGCGGCCTTTGACTTTCATCTCGCCGCCCACTTCCACCAGGTAGTCGTGTATTCCGGCGCTGTCCAGCAGATCCGCTATGGCTCCCACCGTGTAGCCCTGGGCGATGGACGATAAATCGATCTGCATCGCCGGATCGAGCCTGCGGATACGCGCCCCCGCCAAATCCACCTCGACGCGGGACATTCCGACGTGGGCCAGCGCCCCGTCGATTTCCTCCTGGCTGGGCACGCGGCTTTCGTGTTTGGAAAAGCCCCACAAATCGAACAGCGGCTTCACCGTCAGGTCGTAGCAACCTTCCGAGCGCTCGTACACCTGCTTGGCGATATCCACCAGCCGGGCGATTTCCGGCGAAACCGGCACCCAGTCGCTGCTGTTGAGGCGGTTGAAGCGGGAAATTTCGGAGTCGTCGCGATAATTGGACAGCTTGCGGTCGATGTCATCGAAAGTTGCTTCGATGCGAGCGCTCAGGCCATCCCGTTGTGCCGCCGGCATGTCGCCCGCCAGTTTGATGTGGTAGGTGGTGCCCTGTGCCGAGCCTGCCAGCTCGGTTTCGCCGTCGCCGGATTGGCAGGCCGATAAAATGAATAGACCGCTTAACAGGACAGCAACAAGTCGTTTTTTCATAACCTCGTGACAGTCTGGGGAGGGCATGTCGCCCTTTGCCGCAGACTTTAGTCAGGCCGGTATCAAAAACGCGTAAAAAATGGAGGCCGAATAACGGCGGACGCGATGGAGAAGGCCGGCGTGCTGAGCGACGCGGATGCGGGGGCGTTCGCCTTCAGTCCGGCGACGGGCCGTAGCGCAAGCGATAGCCGACGCCGGACTCGGTGGTCAGATAGCGCGGCCGGGTGGGATCCGCTTCCAGCTTGTGGCGCAGCTGGCTCATGTAAATCCTGAGGTAATGGGCGTCCTCCGCATGGCCCGGTCCCCAGACGTCTTTCAGCAACTGCCGGTGGGTCAGCACTTTGCCGGCGTTTTTCACCAGCACGGACAATAAGCGGAATTCGATGGGCGTCAGGTGCACTTCGCGCTCGCCGACGAACACCTGCCGCTGCAACAGGTCCACCTTGATGTCGCCCGCCTCGAACAGCGCCGCCGGCTGCTGGCCGGCGGCGGAGTGGCGCAGGGCGACGCGGACGCGGGCCAGCAGTTCGCCGATGCCGAAGGGCTTGGTCAGGTAATCGTCGGCGCCGGCGTCCAGCGCTTCGATCTTATGCTGCTCGGTGCTGCGCGCCGAGAGGACGATGACGGGCAGCTGCGTCCATTGCCGCAGCGCCTTGACCACCTCCACGCCGTCCATGTCCGGCAGGCCCAGGTCCAGGATGAGGATGTCCGGTTTGCGCTGGCCCGCTTCGATCAGGCCCCGTTGGCCGGTATCCGCTTCGAACACCTGGAAGCCTTGGCTGCCCAGGCTGGTGCGGAGGAAGCGGCGCATCTGAGGATCGTCCTCGATGACAATGATGGTGGCTGTGGCGGTTGCCATGGCTAGGGCTGCGTCTCGCTTTCCGCCTCGATTTCGGGCGGGGTCCGCTCCACCGGCAAGGCGAAGGCGAAGACCGCGCCGCCGCCGCTGCGGTTCCTGGCCTGGATGTGCCCGCCGTGGGCCTCGACGACGGCCTTGCAGATGGCCAGCCCCAGCCCGACGCCGCTTTGCGCCCCTTCCCGATGGACGCGGTAGAACTTTTCGAATAGCTGCTCTTCCTGGCCGGAGGGGAACCCCGGCCCATGGTCGGCGACGGCGATCAGTACCCGATCGGCCTCCTGCTCGGCGGAAATTTCGATGGCGCTGCCGGCCGGGGTGTAGCGCGCGGCGTTTTCCAGCAGGTTTATCAGTACCTGTTCGATCATGACGGCGTCCACGTAAAGCAGGGGCAGGGCGGTGGGCAGGCGGACCTGGAGCGGCCGGCCTTGCAACGGTTTGCCCAGCCGCGTCAGCACCGTGCCGACGATCTCTTCCAAGGAGTTCCACTGCCGGTTGAGGCTTACCATGCCGGCGTCCAGCCGCGCCATGTCGAGAATATTGTTGACCAGGTTGGACATGCGCCGCGCTTCGTCGTAGATGGCGCGGCTCAATTCGCGGCGGTCTTCCGGCCGCAGTTTGTCGTCGTTTTCCGCCAGGGTGCTGGCGGAGCCGACGATGGTGGCCAGGGGCGTGCGCAGGTCGTGGGAAATGGAGCTGAGCAGGGAGTTGCGCAGGCGTTCGGCCTCCATCTGCACAAAGGTGGCCTTGGCCTGTTCGGCGAGACGCACCCGTTCCACGGCCTGGGCGATTTGACGGCAGAACGTTTCCAGCAATTTCCGCTGCTCCGGCAGGAAAATCCGCCGCAGGTTGGCCGGCAGCAAGGCCAGCACCCCCATGGAGCCCTCGGCGCCGATCAAAGGAAAATAGACGGCCTGTGCGCCGGGCAACGTGTCGGTGCCTTGGCCCGCCATCTGGTCGTGGTCCAGTACCCACTGCGCCACGCCCAAATCGCAGCCGGCGAGCGACTCCGGCAATGGCGCGTCGGTCGGATAGACGATGCGGCCGTTGCCGTTGGGAAACAGGATCGCGTTGCGGCTGCCGAACTCCGTGCGGATGTGGCGCACGGCGATGCGCACGATGTCGTCCTCGCTGCGGCTGGCGGACAGCTCCTTCGACATGGCGTAGAGCACCGAGGCGCGACGCTCCCGGTGAGCGGCGATTTTGGCTTGGGAGCGCATATTGGCGGTCAGTTGGCTGATGACGATGGACACCGCCAACAGGGCCAGCAGCACGATCACATACTGGGTGTCCGCCACCGTAAAACTGAAATAGGGCGTGACGAAGAGATAGTCGAATGCCGCCACGCCCAGCAGCGAGGCCAGGATGGATGGCCCGCGGCCGAAGCGGGAAGCGACGAACACCACCCCCGCCAGATAGATCATGACCAGATTGGCAAGCTCGAAGTGGCCGAGCAGGGTCTTGGCGACCAGCGTGCTCAGGGCGATGGTGGCGACGGCCCACAGATAGCCGCTATCGTGGCGCTTGCGCGCCGAGTCGCTTTCGTCGCGCGGCGGGGCGCGTTGCGCCTCCCGTGCCGCCGGTTCCCCCCGCGGGCTGCCCAATAGGTAGACGTTGATGTTGTGGGCTTCGGCAATCACCCGGTCGACCACCGAGCCGAGCAGCCAGCGTTTCCAGCCGCGCCGGGTCGGCTTGCCCATGAAAATCTTGGTGACGTTGCGTTCCCTGGCGAAATCCAGGATCGCTTCGGTCATGTCCGGCGCGCTCAGCGTCACCGTTTCCGCACCGAGCCGTTCCGCCTGGCGCAGCACGGCCAGCACTTGGTCGCGGCGTTCCGCGGGCAGGCGCTGCAATTTGGGGGTTTCCACGTAAGCCACGATCCAGTCGGCGTGGAGGCCGGCAGCGAGCCGCTTGCCGGCGCGCACCAGCCGTTCGGAAATGGGCGAAGGCCCGATGCACACCAGCACCCGGTCTCCCACCTGCCACACGTCGCGGATGGCGTGGTCGTCGCGGTAGTCCTGCATCTGCGCGTCCACTCGGTCGGCCGTGCAGCGCAGCGCCAGTTCGCGCAGGGCGATGAGGTTGCCTTTGCGGAAAAAATGCTGAACGGCTTTTTCCGCCTGTTGCGGCAGGTAAACCTTGCCTTCCTTGAGGCGGTTCAGCAGTTCGTCCGGCGGCAGGTCCACCAGTTCCACTTCGTCGGCTTCTTCGAACACCGTGTCCGGCACCGACTCCCACACGCGGATGCCGGAGATTTGCCCCACGTCGTCGCACAGGCTTTCCAGGTGCTGCACGTTGAGGGTGGTGTAGACGTCGATGCCGGCGTCCAGCAATTCCCTCACGTCCTGCCAGCGCTTGGGATGGCGCGAGCCGGGCACGTTGCTGTGGGCCAGTTCGTCGACCAGGATGAGGGTCGGCCTGCGTTTCAGGGCGCCGTCCAGGTCGAATTCGCGTAGACGGGTGCCGCGGTAGGCGAGGTGATGGACGGGCAGTATTTCCAGCCCCTCCAGCAAGGCGGCGGTTTCCTTGCGGCCGTGGGTTTCCACCAGCCCCACCACCACGTCCACCGCTTCGGCGCGCCGCTCCCGCGCCGCCAGCAGCATGGCGAAGGTTTTGCCGACGCCGGCGGAAGCGCCGAAAAAAATTTTCAGCCGGCCGCGCCGGGCCTTGGCCTCGTCGCGCTCGACCTTGGCGAGCAGGTCATCGGGGTCGGGGCGCTGGTCAGGGGGCGCCATGTTTGATTCCGGGCCGGCCGTCGGGCGCGAGGTCCAGCGGCGGCACCGTGGTGTTGGACATGGGATTCGTTTCCATGGGTAGAATGCGGCCGGTGGCGCCGTCGCAAAACACTTTCCGCGCCTGTCCGTCGCTGCTGCGGATGTCGAAGCGGAACCGGTAATGGCCTTGCTGCCAGAGCAAGCCGAGATTTTCCACCGTGCCGGGCGCCAACGCCAGGGCGGCCAGCCGGCACGGTTCGAGGTTTTGCTTGCTGGGCGGAAGGCGGTAAGGGTCGGCGAGTTGTGCTGCGGCGCTGCCGTTCCACAGCGACAGCGCCAGCGCACATACAGCCCAAGCAGGTGGTATACGGCCCATGGGATTCGCTCAGCGCAAGGCGTCCAACGCCAAGTTGAGTTGCAGCACATTGACCCGCAGTTCGCCCAGCACGCCCAGTTGGCGGCCTGCGGTATGTTTTTTTACTAGCTCGCGCACTTTTTCCGGCGGCAGCCGGCGCGCCCGCGCCACGCGTTCTACTTGGTATTCCGCCGCGGCCGGGCTGATGTGGGGATCCAGGCCGCTGGCCGAGGCGGTGACCAAATCGACGGGTATCGGCGCGGTATTGTGGGGGTTGGCGTCCTTGAGTGCCTGGATACGCGCCTTGACCGCTTCCGCCAGGGCCGGATTGGCCGGACCCAGGTTGGAGTCGCCGGACGCGGCGGCGTTGTACGGCATGGGCGCCGTGGCCGACGGCCGGCCCCAGAAGTATTGGGGGCCGCTGAACGGCTGGCCGATCAGCGCCGATCCGGCCGGCTTGCCGTCTTGAACGATCAGGCTGCCGTTGGCCTGGAAGGGAAAAGCGATTTGCGCGATGCCGGTGACCAGCAGGGGGTAGGCAATGCCGGTGGCGATGCTCCACAACAGCAGCATGGCGGCGGCGGTTTTCAAGTGCTGACGCATGGTGCAGCTCCTTTAAATCAGACCGAGCTGGGTAAGCATGAGGTCGATGAGCTTGATGCCGGCGAACGGCACGACAAGCCCGCCCAGGCCATACAGCAGCAGATTGTCCCGCAGCAGTTGTTCGGCGCCGAGCGCCCGGTAGGCAACGCCTTTCAAGGCTAGGGGAATCAGCGCCACGATAATCAACGCGTTGAAGATCACCGCCGACAGGATAGCGCTGTCCGGGCTGGCGAGATGCATGACGTTGAGGGCGTTCAATTGCGGGTAGGTGCCGGCAAACGCGGCCGGGATAATCGCGAAGTACTTGGCCACGTCGTTGGCCAGGCTGAAGGTGGTCAGCGCGCCGCGGGTCATGAGCATTTGCTTGCCGGTTTCCACGATTTCGATCAGCTTGGTGGGGTTGGAGTCCAAATCCACCATGTTGCCGGCCTCCTTGGCCGCCTGGGTGCCGGAATTCATCGCCACCGCCACGTCGGCCTGGGCTAGGGCCGGGGCGTCGTTGGTGCCGTCTCCCGTCATGGCGACCAGCCGGCCGTCGGCCTGGTAATCGCGGATCAATTTGAGTTTGGTCTCCGGCGTGGCTTCCGCCAGGAAATCGTCCACCCCCGCTTCGGCGGCGATGGCGGCGGCGGTCAGGCGGTTGTCGCCGGTAATCATCACCGTCTTGATGCCCATGCGGCGCAGCTCGATGAAGCGCTCCTTGATGCCGCCCTTGACGATGTCCTTCAGCTCGATGACGCCCAGCACGCTGCGACCTTCCGCCACCACCAGCGGCGTACTGCCCCGCCGCGCTACGTCGTCCACCAGCTTGCGCATCTCTGCCGGAAAGTTGCCGCCGCATTCTTCCACGTACTGGCGGATGGCGTCGGCCGCGCCCTTGCGGATCTGCCGTGACCCCAAATTGACGCCGCTCATGCGCGTCTGGGCGCTGAAGTGCACGAAGGTGGCGTCCAGGGCGTGCACGTCCCGCTCGCGCAGGCCGAACTTCTGTTTGGCCAGCACCACGATGCTGCGGCCTTCCGGCGTTTCGTCCGCCAGGGAAGCCAGCTGCGCGGCGTCCGCCAGGGCCTTTTCGCTGACGCCGGCCACCGGCAGGAAAGCCGCTGCCTGGCGGTTGCCCAGGGTGATGGTGCCGGTCTTGTCCAGCAGCAGCACGTCCACATCGCCGGCCGCTTCCACCGCCCGGCCGGAAGTGGCAACGACGTTTTTCTGCATCATGCGGCCGATGCCGGCCACGCCGATGGCGGACAACAGCCCGCCGATGGTGGTGGGGATCAGGCACACCAACAGCGCCACCAGCACCGTGATGGTGATGGGCCGGCCGGCGCCGGCGGTTTCCACCGCGTAGAGGGAGAAGGGCAGCAAGGTCACGGTGGCCATGAGGAAGATCAAGGTCAGCGCCACCAGCAGGATGGTCAGGGCGATTTCGTTGGGGGTCTTCTGTCGTTTGGCGCCTTCCACCATGGCGATCATGCGGTCCAGGAAGGCTTCGCCCGGATTGACGGCGATGCGCACCACCAGCCAGTCCGACAGCACCCGCGTGCCGCCGGTCACCGAACTGAAGTCGCCGCCGGACTCGCGGATCACCGGCGCCGATTCGCCGGTGATGGCGCTTTCGTCCACCGAGGCCACGCCTTCGATCACCTCGCCGTCGCCGGGCACGAAATCGCCGGCTTCGATGAGCACCACGTCGCCCTTGCGCAGGGTGGAGCCGGCCACTTTGGAATAGTTGGAACCGTAACGCGGCTCGTCCAATTTCTTGGCGGCGATATCGCGCTTGGCCGAGCGCAGGAACGCCGCCTGCGCCTTGCTGCGCCCTTCCGCCACCGCCTCGGCGAAGTTGGCGAACAGCACCGTGAACCACAGCCATAGCGTAACGGCCAGGATGAAACCGGACGGCGCCTCGCCTTCGCCACCTAGCGCCTGCAACCACAGCACGGTGGTCAGCAAGCTGCCGAGATACACGACGAACATCACCGGATTCTTCCACTGCTGGCGCGGCGCCAGCTTGCGGAAAGCATCGACCAGCGCCTGTTGCACGATGGCCCGATCGAACAAGCCGGCGGAATGGGGCTTATGGCTCATGGAAGGCTCCCGGTAAATGGCGAGGCTGCCGCTGAAAGACGGCCGCCACGGGAAAGCCTATACCGGGCGTTGTAAAAAAGCCGTCAAGATTGAAGCGCGAGGCCTGACCGTGACCACGGATATAGCGACGCTCGCTGGTAGCGTCCGGCCACATCGAAGGAAACAGCCACATGGCAGGATTTCCGTATCTGTATAACTTGGCGACCCGGGAAGATAGGCCGTTAGGAGCGCGATGGAAAATATGAGCTGCTTGTCAAGATGTCTGGCGGCCTGTATAGATAGGTAGAAACCGTACAATCACTTGTTATGCTCCATGAATACCGATCTCCCGCGTTTCTCCCACGCAGCTCAACAAGGTGAGCGTGGTGTTCAAGTGGTATCGAACATCGTATTCGATGAGTTCGGATGGATATTCAAACGCAACCATCAAGAACACGATTTCGGCATCGATGGGCAGGTTGAGGTTGTAACCATGGACGGCCACGTAACTGGACAGCTTCTCGCCGTGCAGATCAAGTACGGAAAGAGTTTCTTTCAAGAGAAGAATCGATGGGGCTACATCTATCGAGGAGAGCAAAAGCATTTCAATTACTTGGCCAACTACCCAATTCCCGTCTTGATTGTGCTATGCCATCCAGAGTCAAAGGAATGCTACTGGGTCCGCTTTCTGCCCCAAGAGACCCAGCCTGCCGGCGACAACTGGAAAATTACAGTGTTTTTCGAGAATATTTTGCGCGAGTCAAAAGCTAAGATCGAGGCACTACTTCCACCGTTGATGGACCACCGAGAAGCACTAGAAGCCTATTGGGCGGTAAACAATCTTCTTGCCGAATCAGACTATCTTCACTTCATTATTGACCGACCAGAGGTCGAGTCGAAAGACATCACTCGAACACGAGAATTCTTTGACCGCCTTCGCGTGACAAGAGAGTTGGCACTCGAGAATCAAGGGAAAGTCGAACTCAGCTTTTTCGGCTACGAAAATGATCCGCGAGAACTATTTGAGATCCCCGTGGTTCGAGAGTACATTTCGATTCTTTCCCCCGCTCTACCAGAGTTGTTTTTCTTCGTTCGAACGCAGCAACCCACGTCAACGCTAAAGACATTCGCCCTATGCCAGACCAATGTCTCTTGGGTTGACGGCAGATCGACTCGCCTTGTCGCCAAGCAAATTGTCTACGACACCGACAAGGTGGTTGACTTTCTTCAATTGGGATACTCAGGCCTGAATGAAATGACCGAATGGCTTGCCCTTCCACTGGAGGAAAATATTCGTATTTCCGCCGATGTCGCGCACTGCTTAGGCATACGCGCTGAAACCGATGTGGCATAACCCGGCAGCACGCAACCCGTAACCCGCATTCGTAGGGTGCAATAGCGGTCCTCCGCGTATTGCACCGAATGGAGGCGTTCAAGGCCACATAAGGGTTGGCTAAGCAACGAGCCGCCTATATAAACCCCGTCCATGGTCGATTTCAAGGAAACCCGATGTCCGACTACCGACGTTACCGTGTTCCTGGAGGGACGTACTTTTTCACGGTGAACTTGCTCGAAAGATACGCCAACGATCTTCTTACGCGCCACGTCGATATTCTGCGCGAGGTTGTCCGGGAAACCCGCCATCGCCGGCCGTTTCATATCGATGCCTGGGTGGTGTTGCCGGAACATTTGCATTGCGTATGGACATTGCCGCCGGGCGATGTGGACAACGCCAATCGTTGGCGGATCATCAAACAGCAATTTTCCAAGGCTTTGCCTGTCACAGAGCGGAGATCGGCCGTGCGCATCGCGCGCGGGGAAAGAGGTATCTGGCAGCGGCGGTTCTGGGATCACGTGATCCGGGATGATGCGGATTACGCCGCACATATCGACTATTGCCATATCAATCCGATCAAGCATGGCTTGGTCAAACATGTGGCGGATTGGCCTTACTCAACTTTCCATCGGTATGTCGAGCAGGGGATATATCCAGCGAATTGGGCGACGCCACCCAGTCTTGACGTCGTTGACGGCGAGCGCAAATAAAATCGGATAGGCCGCCATGCGGCGCAATACGCGGAGGACCGCTATTGCGCCCTACAGAATTGGGTTACGCCTTGGCAATGTCCGCAGCCATGAGGTCAGTAGTGAAAACGGAGTTGCACAATTTCCAGCGCATCATTGGCTATGCGGTACACCATGCGATGCTCGTCCGTAATCCGCCGTGACCAAAAGCCCGATAGTGCATGTTTCAATGGCTCGGGCTTGCCCACTCCGCTGAACGGTTCGCGCTGTACTTCACAGATCAGCTTGTTGATCCGTTCCACCATGCGCTTATCTTGCTTTTGCCAATGCAGGTAATCTTCCCAGGCCTCGTCCGAGAAGATCAGCTTCACGGGGCCCGTTCTTGCTCGACGCCTTTGCCGGCGTTCAGTTGTGCAATGGCGGAAAGAAGCCGCTTGGCGTTGGCGGGAGTACGCAGGAGATAGGCGGTTTCCTCCAGCGCCTTGTAGTCTTCGAGCGAAAGCATCACAACGGACTGTTCGCCGTTGCGGGTAATGATCAACGCCTCGTGGTCGTTGCAAACCCTATCCATTGTGCTGGCGAGGTTTGCACGAGCGGTCGTGTAAGTAATCGCGTCCATAGGTGGCTCCGTGAATGTACGCGTTAACGTACAACGCTGGGTATCGAGTGTCCAGCGTGGCACAACCTCCACCAAATGATTCAGCGCACGCCGATCATCTGCAACTGCTCCACCACCGGCCCCAGGGCCAGGGCGGGGATGAAGGTCAGCGCGCCCACCAGCAGCACGGTGCCGACGAGCAGGGCGACGAACAATGGCGTGTGGGTGGGCAGCGTGCCCGGTCCGGCCGGCACGGTTTTCTTGGCGGCGAGGGAGCCGGCGATGGCTAGCACCGGCACCGCCAGCCAATAGCGGGAAATCAGCATGGCCAGTCCCAGCGTGACGTTGTAGAAAGGCGTGTTGGCCGACAATCCGGCGAAGGCGCTGCCGTTGTTGTTGCCCGCCGAGGAGAAGGCGTAGAGGATTTCGCTGAAGCCGTGGGGGCCGGGGTTGGCGACGGCGGCTCTGCCGGCTTCCGTCATCACGGCGACGGCGGTGCCGCCCAGCACCAATAGCGGTGGGATGAGGATGACCAGTGCCGCCATTTTCATCTCGTAAGCTTCGATTTTCTTGCCCAGGTATTCCGGCGTGCGGCCGATCATGAGGCCCGCCACGAACACGGCGACGAGGGCGAATACGATCATGCCGTACAGGCCGGAGCCGACGCCGCCGTAGATCACCTCGCCCAGTTGCATCAGCCACATCGGCACCATGCCGCCTAGGGGCGTGAAGGCGTCGTGCATGGCGTTGACCGAGCCGTTGGAGGCGGCGGTGGTGGCGACGGCCCACAGCGCCGAGTTGGCGATGCCGAAGCGGGTTTCCTTGCCTTCCATGTTGCCGCCGGCCTGATCCAGGCCCAAGCCGGCGAGCCGTGGGTTGCCGGCTTGTTCGGCGCTTACGGTAGCGAACAGCGCGGCGGCGAATACCAGCGTCATGGCCGCCAGGACGGCCCGGCCTTGCCGGTTGTCTCCGACCATGGCGCCGAACGTGTGGCACAGCGCCGCGGGGATCAGCAGGATGGCCAGCATTTCCAGGAAATTGGACAAGGGGGTGGGATTTTCCAGCGGATGGGCGGAGTTGGCGTTGAAAAAGCCGCCGCCGTTGGTGCCCAGCTGCTTGATCGCCACTTGCGAGGCGGCCGGGCCTACGGCGATGGTTTGTTCCTTGGTCTCGGCTTTTTCCGCCAGCGCCACCGTCTGATAGGGGGCGAAAGTCTGCACTACGCCCTGGCTCGCCAAGGCCAGCGCCAGCAACAGCGACAGCGGCAGCAGGATGTACAGGGTGCCGCGGGTCAGGTCCACCCAGAAGTTGCCGATGGTCTCCGTATTGCGCCGCACGAAGCCCCGCACCAGCGCCACCAGCACCGCCATGCCGGTGGCGGCGGACAGGAAATTCTGCACCGTCAGCCCCAGCATCTGCGTCAGGTAGCTCAGGGTGGTTTCGCCGCCGTAGCCTTGCCAGTTGGTGTTGCTGGCGAAGCTGACGGCCGTGTTGAAGGCCGAATCGGCGGAAACATTGGGCAAGCCCTGAGGGTTCAGCGGCAACCCGGCTTGCAGTCGTTGCAGGGCGAATACCGCCAGCGCGCCCAGCAGGTTGAATATCAGCATGGCGGCGGCGTAATCGGTCCAGCGCATTTCCCGCTGAGCGTCGATGCCGCACA
This window harbors:
- the kdpC gene encoding potassium-transporting ATPase subunit KdpC encodes the protein MRQHLKTAAAMLLLWSIATGIAYPLLVTGIAQIAFPFQANGSLIVQDGKPAGSALIGQPFSGPQYFWGRPSATAPMPYNAAASGDSNLGPANPALAEAVKARIQALKDANPHNTAPIPVDLVTASASGLDPHISPAAAEYQVERVARARRLPPEKVRELVKKHTAGRQLGVLGELRVNVLQLNLALDALR
- the kdpB gene encoding potassium-transporting ATPase subunit KdpB, which gives rise to MSHKPHSAGLFDRAIVQQALVDAFRKLAPRQQWKNPVMFVVYLGSLLTTVLWLQALGGEGEAPSGFILAVTLWLWFTVLFANFAEAVAEGRSKAQAAFLRSAKRDIAAKKLDEPRYGSNYSKVAGSTLRKGDVVLIEAGDFVPGDGEVIEGVASVDESAITGESAPVIRESGGDFSSVTGGTRVLSDWLVVRIAVNPGEAFLDRMIAMVEGAKRQKTPNEIALTILLVALTLIFLMATVTLLPFSLYAVETAGAGRPITITVLVALLVCLIPTTIGGLLSAIGVAGIGRMMQKNVVATSGRAVEAAGDVDVLLLDKTGTITLGNRQAAAFLPVAGVSEKALADAAQLASLADETPEGRSIVVLAKQKFGLRERDVHALDATFVHFSAQTRMSGVNLGSRQIRKGAADAIRQYVEECGGNFPAEMRKLVDDVARRGSTPLVVAEGRSVLGVIELKDIVKGGIKERFIELRRMGIKTVMITGDNRLTAAAIAAEAGVDDFLAEATPETKLKLIRDYQADGRLVAMTGDGTNDAPALAQADVAVAMNSGTQAAKEAGNMVDLDSNPTKLIEIVETGKQMLMTRGALTTFSLANDVAKYFAIIPAAFAGTYPQLNALNVMHLASPDSAILSAVIFNALIIVALIPLALKGVAYRALGAEQLLRDNLLLYGLGGLVVPFAGIKLIDLMLTQLGLI
- a CDS encoding DUF4365 domain-containing protein encodes the protein MNTDLPRFSHAAQQGERGVQVVSNIVFDEFGWIFKRNHQEHDFGIDGQVEVVTMDGHVTGQLLAVQIKYGKSFFQEKNRWGYIYRGEQKHFNYLANYPIPVLIVLCHPESKECYWVRFLPQETQPAGDNWKITVFFENILRESKAKIEALLPPLMDHREALEAYWAVNNLLAESDYLHFIIDRPEVESKDITRTREFFDRLRVTRELALENQGKVELSFFGYENDPRELFEIPVVREYISILSPALPELFFFVRTQQPTSTLKTFALCQTNVSWVDGRSTRLVAKQIVYDTDKVVDFLQLGYSGLNEMTEWLALPLEENIRISADVAHCLGIRAETDVA
- a CDS encoding REP-associated tyrosine transposase, coding for MSDYRRYRVPGGTYFFTVNLLERYANDLLTRHVDILREVVRETRHRRPFHIDAWVVLPEHLHCVWTLPPGDVDNANRWRIIKQQFSKALPVTERRSAVRIARGERGIWQRRFWDHVIRDDADYAAHIDYCHINPIKHGLVKHVADWPYSTFHRYVEQGIYPANWATPPSLDVVDGERK
- a CDS encoding Txe/YoeB family addiction module toxin; translated protein: MKLIFSDEAWEDYLHWQKQDKRMVERINKLICEVQREPFSGVGKPEPLKHALSGFWSRRITDEHRMVYRIANDALEIVQLRFHY
- a CDS encoding type II toxin-antitoxin system Phd/YefM family antitoxin encodes the protein MDAITYTTARANLASTMDRVCNDHEALIITRNGEQSVVMLSLEDYKALEETAYLLRTPANAKRLLSAIAQLNAGKGVEQERAP